TGCATCTACTCGTAAAAGAACGAACCATATTTCTAGGTTGAAGAACAATGAAGGTTACTGGATTGATTGGGAGGGTGACCTGGCTGATTATATAACAGAACAGTTTACTCATCTATTTACAGCTACTCGAACGAACTGGTATGAAGTAATGGAGAATATATATACCAAGATCACAGCTAGGCAGAATACAAAGTTGTTTCAGGAAGTGTCAGAAGAGGAGATCAAAGCAGCCCTGTTTTAGATGGACCCAGATAAATCGCCGGGTCCAGACGGTATGACTCCAGCGTTTTATCAAAAGCATTGGTCGATTGTTGGCCAAGATGTGTTTCGGTTAGTCAGAATTTTTTTTCAAGATGGAAATATATATACCAAGATCACAGCTAGGCAGAATACAAAGTTGCTTCAGGAAGTGTCAGAAGAGGAGATCAAAGCAGCCCTGTTTCAGATTGACCCAGATAAATCGCCGGGTCCAGACGGTATGACTCCAGCATTTTATCAAAAGCATTGGTCGATTGTTGGCCAAGATGTGATTTGGTTAGTCAGAAATTTTTTTCAAGATGGAAACATGCCAGAGGGGCTTAACGACACCAATGTGGTTCTTATTCCTAAGAAAAAGAGCCCTGGTTCGGTGGGGGACTTACGCCCTATATATTAAGCAAACTTTACAATGTTACAAAGAACTGTGCAATGTGTTGATTAAAATTATCACAAAGGTGTTAGCTAATCGCATGAAAAATATGTTGGATGGGGTAGTAGCTGAAAATCAAAGTGCTTTCATACCAGGGAGATTAATCACGGATACCATTATGGTTGGATATGAAATGATTCACTATTTGAAGAGGAAGCGTCGAGGTAAAAAAGGTTTCATGGCTCTTAAAATTGATATGAGTAAGGCGTATGATAGAATCGAATGGGATTTTTTGCAGGTTTTATTGTGCAAGGTGGGGTTTGATGATTGGTGGGTTCAATTGATTCTCAACTATGTAACTTCAGTTAAATATTATTCAATGGGTGCAAGTATGTCGTAATGCCCCTCGTATAAATCATTTATTATTTGCTGACGATAGTTATTTATTTAGTAAGGCAACTGAATCTGTAGCGTTGAAGATGACAGACCTGTTATAGTGTTATGAAGAGGCATCAGGGTAACAAGTAAATTTGTCAAAATCCTCCATAATATGTAGCTCTAACGTTGACACGGAGAGCAGGAGCCAAATTTGTCAGATTCTCCAGATGCAAGAGGCTGGTGAGGATGGGAAATATTTGGTTTGCCAAATATGGTAGGGAGGAATAAATCTAAGGCGTTTGGGTATCTCAAAGAGAAAATGAGACAGCGAGTTCATTTATGGAAAGAGAATTGGAATACTCAAGTGGGTAGGGAAATCTTAATTAAACATGTAGCTCAAGTTATCCCTATATATGCCATGAGCTTATTTTTACTACCTACAGATATTATAAAAGATTTTGAGAGAAGCCTCTCGAGATATTGGTGGGGGTCAAAGGAGAATACTAAAAAAAGAATTCATTGGATGAACTGGGAACGTTTAAGCAATCATAAGATTAATGGTGGGTTAAGTTTCAAAGATTTTCACAGTTTTAAACTTGCTCTACTTGGTAAACAATGTTGGAGGTTAATGACTAAACCTGATCGTTTTTCGAGTCGGTTGTATAAGTCCAGATACTTTGCAGATTGTCATTTCTTGGAATCGAAGTTAGGGAGTAGTCCTAGCTTTATTTGGCGGAGCATCTGGAAAGCTAAGTAGGTGGTTAGTGCAGGGGCTAGGTGGCAGGTGGGCAATGGAAAAAGGATAACTTTCTGAATCAACCTTGGTTATAGGACGAGACTAACCAGTATATTACAAGTGATCTGCAGGGGTTGAGCAAGGTCACATTCGATTCTTTTAGAACAGAAGATGGTCAGTAGTGGGATAAAGAGATTCTCGAAGATTTATTTAATCAAAGGGACCAAAATTGTATTTATAACGTCCAGTTTGGTGGTGGAAGTGATACTGATACGTTATACTGGAATGAAGATATCTCTGGGGAGTACACAGTTCGTAGTGCTTATCGTTTAATTTGATTACAAAAGGACACGGGATTTACAGCAGGTAGTAGAGACTTGTGGAAGTTAATATGGAGAATTAAGGCTCCCCTCAAAGTTCTAAATCATATCTGGCGTGCTTCAACTCAGTGCTTACCGACGCGTGTAAATTTGCAGGCGAAGAGGGTTCCAGTACCATTACTTTGCCCGTTGTGTAATAGAGAAGAAGAAACAACCATTCATGTGCTAGTGAGTTGTCCTTTTGCTGCTCAGTGTTGGAGACAGAGAAGCAATGTGTATCAGGATGCTGGTAACTATTCTTTTGACAGATGGCTAAAGAACATGCTGGACAAATCAACCAAAGAAAATCATGGGGAGATTGTAACCTTGTGCTGGAGCATATGGCACGCTAGAAACCAATTGGTTTGGCACAACAAGAAGAGTGAGGTGAATTATGTTGTGTTCTCGGCCAAGCAGTATCTTGCAGAATTGAAAGAAGCCCAAACAATTTCGACTAAGGCTCTGTACATGGATGTTATTCCAGGGGCTGGAGCTAGTTCTTGGGTAAAACCTAAAAAGAATACAGTTAAGATATCGATCGATGCAACATTGTTTAATGAACACTCTAAGTATGGTATAGGGTTGCTAGCTCGAGATGATGAAGGCCAAGTCATTCAGGGACGTTCTGAGGTCTATAATGAGATAGTCCGACCAGAGCTGGCAGAAGCTATGGCTGTGAAGGAAGCCTTAAGCTGGGTTCAGGCGAATGGTTGGAAACGGGTGGTGGTTGAGTCAGACTGCTTGGGAGTGATTCAGGTCATTCGTAGTAAGGCGAATATGCTATCTCCTCTTGGTAGTACAATATTGAAGTGTCGCAGGATGATTGAGTTGTTAAACATTGAATTGTTTTGGGTTAAACGATCTGCCAACATGGCTGCTCACTGTATAACGAGAGAGTCATGTTTTTTCCCAGGTCGAGTTTTCGACAGGAGGTCTGTTCCTGTTGAAGTAGAGTCAAGTTTGTTGGCTAGTTTATTTGAGTAATGCATTTGCTTTTCGTCAAAAAAAAACTTAAGTTTGTTTTTTAAATTTGCTGAACACTATGCCTAAGTTAAGTGTTCTTTCTAATCACATAAGTTGCCTTAATTGGATCCCAAACAATCACTTTGGGCCTGTTTGGCTTCACATAATAAGTAACTTATTCGCTTATAAGTCCGTAAGTACTTATTGACGAGTGTTTATCGACCCAGCTTATAAAtcgaatttataacttataaacTTATAAggtaataagttgaatgttaacaacgacgtactttttctcaatttattttgatttttcacttgtttattaatttttattttaaaatttatgtttttacatatctttctaatttaaaatttacaaattaagataattatatttaaaatttatttattttagctcatttaagtaaaaaaaattctgacatTTAACCAAATacttatttaacttataagtatccatctacttatcacttataagtcttttattcattttaagtcataagttacttattttaaaatttctgaaaaCGGACACTTATTGTCCCCGTCTCCGTATCATAATCGAATCCTGCCACCAAAATTCATGTTCAAATAAGCACGACTCTTCATCAGAGATGCacaaaataattaatttaatactTTTTAATACTTAATTTAATTGATGTAGCTATTAAGGGTAAATAGGAGAACATATTATCACTGCTACTTAAGATGAGTAACTTCTCTAAAAAAGATAACTAAAAAGGCCGAAAAgagtatttttaaaatttatttcaagGGTACTATAAAATTAGCTAAAAGATTAAAATGTAAAATGAACAACCATAATAAGTGAGCAAATATTTTTTCAGAATAGTTTTCTACTTACAAAATTATTAAATACAGGGAAAAATATATTACGACACAATACTTTCGTAAAATTTTTATCAAGTAATAAATAAACGGTCTTTCTAATGTGTGCCCTTGAATGCAGGGGGTCATTAACATTTATTATTCAACCACCAATAAAAATAGCTCATTTACATGAGAGTTAGCGACTATTGCGTAGAAAATcccataaataaaatataaataaatttgaGTAACATCTTGAGCATCTGACAAGTGACACCTCTCCCGCTTCTCTTTAATTAGCGTTTCTTTTTGGGGACACAACACTCGCTCAAACTCACTCACTCTGTTACTGAGTCCAAAACCCTAATTCCTTCTGCTGTGTGGGGTTAGTGCCTTCTCCCTCCTCATACTCCTTAATATtcattaattttttatttattgtGTTGTTTTTTTTCTATTTCGTTCTGAATCAATTTTTTTCTTGCTAATTCTTTCTGAATCGCATTTGCACACCATTTACTTGTACATATATCATTTTGGGCTTCTGTATTTGCTGATATATACGCGTTTATGTGTTCTTCTTTGTTATTACCCTTTTTATCCTGGAACACAAAGATTATCTGTTTCTTGTTTTTCTAACACATATTATTGAGGCATTGCATGTCTGAATTTATTTTCTTGGTTAAGTACAGTATAAAAGGGGCTGTAACTGATTTGTTTAATCTGTGCTTGTTTAGGCGGAAACTGACTAAAAAGTATCTACATCATGTTATTCTTCAGTTAAAATTACAATGAACACGTCAGAACTATTATGTCAATGTAGGCTGAGTATGGGTATTTCTTTATTTTGATTGTTGTTTTTTATGACTACTCTTTTTTTTTGTAATCTAGAGTTTTAGTGCCTCCCCACCGCCTTTTCTTTTGCTGCGAGTTTACTGAAGCACAATGTTTACTTATAACTTTGAATTTTTTGGAATGATTCATGTGAAACGAAACAAGTGCCTTGCATTGTGTTTAAAAACAGCAAATTCATTCCAATTGATGGATTCTAAATGACATAAATTGGGTTTTCAATTAACATTCTTGTACTTGAACTTATATTTCAATTGCATGAAATTGAACCAAATTTAATTGTAAGTTCTCTGAAAATCCGAACATGTCATATGGACCAATTGCATGATCTGAAATGAAATTATAGTATCAGAACATATCATTATCTTGTTTCTACATATTTTGATGATTTGacatcaattatatatattcACCAATGTCACAAACATACTATTCTATATTTATACGTATTTATTACTATCTTACTACACAATATCCTGCTAGGCTGTCACTGATACATATGTACTGCTCTCTTTTGTGATTTTTCTTCACCCTCCCGTCTCATGGTGACTTTGTTTCTTTAAATCTACATATTCTCAGGTCACATCTTGGGTGTAAGCAAGGATGATTAACTTTTACTTCGATGATGTTATTAAGGTTGACCGCTTGGATGCAGATGGTAAAAAGTACGATAAAGGTACTCCTCATCATCTGATTTTGATCTCTATTCTTGTAAACCAGTGACTCAGTGAGTGTATTTATATACGGAATTCTTGTCTGCTCAACATAGTTGAATATTTATTAGTAATATTTATCTGTATGAACCATCTCCTTTCTTGTTTATCGCTGAGCCTATCATCTTCTTGTTTCCTGCTGAGCTTATCATCTAGACtggttttaaaatattattttcttgtgGCGTATTACGTTTTATGTATAGTGATATTTGATTGACCAAGTGTTGTCATATATTCGTTATGTCATCATAAATTGTTTTAGTATATGTTATGGTTCTTTCTAAATGATGCATCATTTATACTAATTTGTTAATAATTTGTGTTAAAACTCATAGCCAAACTTCATTTTTTTTGCACAAGTTAGTAATACCAAGGCAGCAAGGCTGTATTGTCTGAtgatatatataattttaaaataaatattccgGTTCTACGTTGTAGTCATGCTGTCTTGTAGAGTAAGGCTGATTTATTATGCAACTCTAAACATGGTGATTACTAGTGAAGTAATCATTCTTTGCAATAACTGTACCTTCTAATTATTTACCGTGGCAGGTCCATTGAGAACACTTCACAGTGATGCTTATTTTCCTAATAAATTAAGATTTATCACATGTTTAATTTGTTTTTTATATACATTGGTCCTTGCTCTAGTATTCTACTAATTTCTAGCCCAATATTTATATTTGCATGTTCTTTAGTTTCTCGCATCGAAGCACAAAGTGAGCAATTGAACATGCAGCTGCAACTAGATGTGAACACCGAATTATGTCCTGTTCGTGTTGGGGATAAGTTTAGGATGGTATTGGTTGATACCATAAATGAAGATGGTTCAGCTGTTACAAGCCTTTTACCTAAGGTAATTGGTAATTGCACTCTAAACTAcctatatatataattgtaaacCTTGACCAATTACTTCTTGAATACTAGTCACACACATGATTTTTTCCGACTTTAGAAGCTTGTTTGTCTATACTTAGCAGGTCTTATTTCTAGAAGTCAAGCTGAGTGCTTAGGGTGAAAAATACATTCCAAATTGGATAGTAGTTGCTTATAATGTTTACTTGTTGATTGAAATGGCGTTCACCAGATGGATAGTTAATAGTTGCTTATAATGTATACTTGCCGAGTGCTTATAATGAATTTTATGACGACTTGTTTTGTACCTTCAGATTAGGGTTATATACATGCTAGCCATAAAATTATCTGTGTTAAATTATCCATGATAATTAACATAAATACTCAAAGAAAAAAGTGTACATCCGTGCCTTCAATGTATGTCACATATTCACATTGGCTCGGTTTCTTATTTTTTCCCAAAAATACCCTACCGTATATGTTTTCAGCCAAGTTTATAGCTATTGCTGAATACCTTGATTTGGGTTTTCGGTCAATGATTTTGAACATACAGTAATTAGGCTTTCTGAAACAATCTAGATTATTGAATCTAGAAGATATGTTATTCGAGAGGATACAATAGGTAGTAATATATGTGATTCGTGGTgagtaaaaatatgaattttagtCAGTGATTTTGGCTGGAAAAAACAAAGAAACC
This sequence is a window from Apium graveolens cultivar Ventura chromosome 9, ASM990537v1, whole genome shotgun sequence. Protein-coding genes within it:
- the LOC141684446 gene encoding DNA-directed RNA polymerases II and V subunit 8A-like translates to MINFYFDDVIKVDRLDADGKKYDKVSRIEAQSEQLNMQLQLDVNTELCPVRVGDKFRMVLVDTINEDGSAVTSLLPKGNGKSLVDKFEYVMHGLLYKLSDDESGANPEKVACVSFGGLLLMLKGDATKMEKLELHKKYFLCMRKV